Below is a genomic region from Actinomadura sp. NAK00032.
GCCCGGCCGTGGTGGACAGCGTCATGCCGGTGAACGAGGCGGTCGCGTCCGGTGCCCACCACGGTGCCGACAGGCCGGCCAGCGCCGGCACGCACAGCACCCCGTCGGCGTCCGGCGCGGCGACCGAGTCGAGTTCCGGCGCGCCGCCGACCAGGCCGAGGTCGCGCAGCCAGCGCACCGCCGAGGCCGCGGTGGGGACCTGCCCGTCCAGGCAGTAGGACGTCCGGCCCCGCGCCCGCCACGCCACCGACGCGGCCAGCCCCGACCCGGACCGGACGGGCGCGGTGCCCATGTTGGCCAGCAGGAAGGCCCCGGTGCCGAACGTGCACTTGGCCTCGCCCGGTTCCAGGCAGCGCTGGGCCAGCAGGGCGGCCTGCTGGTCGACGACCAGGCCGCCCACCGGGGCCCGGCCGCCGAACGCCGTCGTCTCGCCGACGATCTCGTCGCAGGCGGCGATGCGCGGCAGCCGCTCGCCGGCGAGCCCGAACACCTCCAGCAGCTCGGGGCTCCACGCGGCCGTGTCGAGGTCGGTGAGCAGCGAGCGGGACGCGGTCGCCGCGTCGGTGACGAACTCGCCGGTGAGCCGGTGCAGCAGCCAGGTGTCGGACGTCGTGACGACGCCGTCGCCGGTGAGCCGGTCCCGGATCCAGCGCATCTTCGGCGCGGAGAAGTACGGGTCGAGCACCAGGCCGGTGCGGTCGGCCACCAGGCCGGCCCACTGCGCGCGCTCGGCGCAGATCCCGGCGGACCTGCGGTCCTGCCAGACGATCGCGGGTGTCAGCGGCTCACCGGTGGCGGGGTCCCAGGCCAGGACGGTCTCGCCCTGGTTGGCCAGGGTCACGCCGTCGATCCGCGCCCCCGCCTCGGCGACGGCGCGCCGCCCGGACTCCAGCACCGAGTCCAGCAGCTCCCCCGGGTCCTGCTCGACCCCGCCGCCGGACAGGTAGCGGGGGTGCACCGGCAGTTCCACCACGCTCAGGACGCGGTCGGAGCCGTCCACGACCATGGCCTTCGTGCCCGAGGTGCCCTGGTCGACGGCCAGCACGGTGGTCATGGGCGGCCCCCGGCGGACTCGGCCGGACGCCCGGGCTCGTCGTCGTCCAGGACCTTGTCGATGTCGTGCATGTCGGGCATGGTGAGCCCCTTGGTGCCGTGCCGGATGAGCAGGTAGGCCAAGTACACCGCGCCGATGGCCGACATGACCGCGACGTAGCGCCAAGGCTCGGCGAAGGACGCGTCACGGAAGATCATCAGCTCGTAGACCAGCCAGCAGACGGCCACCACGAGCACCGGGACCTCCCAGCGGCCGAGCTGGAAGCCCTTGGACGGCGGCAGGTTGCGCCGCTTGGCCAGGTACAGCGCCACCGTCGCCGCGTAGATGATCGCGGGCAGCAGGGTCGCCGCGGAGAACAGCGAGAACAGCGCCTGGGTGGACCGGGCGAACAGCGCGAGCAGGATCTGCGCGACCGCGAACATCAGCACGGCGGCGTTCAGCGGGGTGCCGGTCGAGGGGTTGATGCGGCGCAGCATCTGCCAGCCGGGGAAGCGCTTGTCGCGCGCCATCGCCCACACCAGCCGGGCCCCGCTCAGCAGGATGACCAGGCCGCAGGAGAAGATCGAGATGACGACGAGCACCAGCAGGCCCTTGCCCACGTAGGAGCCGAGCACGCGGGTGATGACGTCCGCGACCGGGGTGTCGGACTTCGCCAGCGCGGACGGGTTCTCCGCCAGCGCGGTCACCGCCACCAGGAACAGCATGCCGAGGATGCCCAGGCCGAGCACGGCCTGCGCCATCGCCTTCGGCACCACGCGCGCGGGGTTCTTGGTCTCCTCGGCGAGGTTCGCGGCCGACTCGAAGCCGACGATCGTGAACGCGCCGAGCAGGAAGCCGAGCGCCCACGGGCCCACCGAGGTCGCCCCGCCGAGGGAGTAGTAGCCCTCGCTCGGGACGTCGCCCTTGCTGAACAGGGTGCCGAAGTCGAGGTCGCCGGTGAAGGCGCCGACGGCGAACAGCAGCACGGTCAGCGAGACCATGCCGATCAGCTGGATGGTGACCGCGACGGTGTTGACCCGCTGCGTGGCGCGGGTGGACAGCGCCACCAGGATCGCCTGGAGGAGCACCACCACGGCGGTGATGACCCAGGCGTTCTGGCTGGTGCCCTCGTACTGGAACAGCACCGGCAGGATCGTCGCGGCGATGGTGTAGTCGACCGCGCACACCACGACCGCGAGGAAGGTGAACGAGATCCAGCCCATGATCCAGCCCAGCACCGGGTTGGCCAGGCGGGACGTCCACTGGTAGGCGTAGCCGCTGACCGGGATCCGGGCCGCGAGCGAGCCGAAGACGAGGGCCACGCACAGCTGGCCGACCACGACGACCGGCCACGTCCAGATGCCCATCGGGCCGGAGCTCTGCAGCACCGAGCCGTAGGCGGTGAAGATCCCGGTCGCGATCGACACGAAGCCGAACGCCACCGCGAAGGAGGCGTACCAGCCCAGCTCGCGCTTGACCTCCTGCGCGTAGCCGAACTCCGAGAGGCCGTCACCGGACCCGCTCCCGGCCGGGGATCCCGGCGCCGCCGCGGGCGGCGGCATGGAAGAATCGGCCATTGATCGTCTCCTTGCACGTGTCATGAGGGTTGGGCGATCGGGCCGGGTGACGTGGCAGCGTCGCCCGGCCACCGTGAACTCACCCGGCGGCCACGATGAGGCCGCCGGACTCCTCCAGGGCCTCGCGCAGCGCCGGTGGCGGCGTCGTGTCGGTGATCACTTCGTCGAACGCGTCCAGCCCGCACACGCGGTGCGCGGCGACGCGGCCGAGCTTGCGGGAGTCCGCGAGCACGTACGAGCGGACGGTGTTCGCGATCATCACGCGGCGGGTCGCGACCTCGTCCAGGTGGTAGTCGGTCAGCCCGGCCGCGGCGTCCACCCCGCCGGAGCCGAGGAAGGCGACGTCGGCGTTCAGGTCGGCGAAGAACCGCGCGGTGCCGGCGCCGGAGCAGGCGAGGTCGCCGGGCCGCAGCCGGCCGCCCGCCACCAGCACCTCGACCCGCGGCCTGCCGGCCAGCTCGGCGGCCGCCAGCAGCGAGCACGTCGCGACCACGCCGTGGTGGTCGGGCGGCAGCGCGCGGGCCACCTCCAGCGCGGTGGTGCCCACGTCGATGATGACGGTCTGCCCCGGCCGCACGAGCGCCGCGGCGGCGCGGCCGATGGCCGCCTTGGCCTCCCGGTCGGCGCCGGCGCGCTCGGCGAACGGCGCCTCCTCCCCCGACGACCCGGCGGCCACGGTGGTCGCGCCGCCGTGCACCCGTACCAGCTCCCCGCGGCGCTCCAGCACCATCAGGTCGCGGCGGACCGTCTCGGCCGACACCCCGAGCAGGACGGCGAGCTCCTCGGTCCGCACCACGGACCGGTCCCGGAGCGCCTCGCCGATCCGGCGGTGCCGCTCAGGCGCGAGCACGGCCGCTGCCCGACTTTGTGGAAGATTGACCGAACATATGGAGAATTCTGCATAAGTTTGGATTTTTGTCAAGACATCCCAGGTCAGCGCCGCAGTACGACGCGTCCGGGGCGGCGCTCCGGCTAGCGGGGCGCGGCAGCACCGGAGGGTCCGGCCGCGGCCCAGGCCGCCTCGACCAACTGGAAGACCTCGTCGACCGCGGCCTGCGGATCGGCCGCCTCGCGGGCCACGGAGAAGGCGGCGACCACGAACCGGGCGATCGCCCGGCAGGCCGTCGCGGACCGCGCCGGGCCGGCGTCGGCGGCGATGGCCGCCGCCAGCGACTCCGCATGGCGCAGCCGCATCGACTGCTCGTACTCCCGCAGCGCCGGGGACTCGTCGATCATGCGCCAGACCGGGGCCGCCCCCTCCCCCGTGCAGTGCCGCACCAGGGCATGGATCTCGCGGCGCAGCGCGGGGATGAGCGGCTCGTGCGGCTCCCGGCCGGCG
It encodes:
- a CDS encoding FGGY family carbohydrate kinase → MTTVLAVDQGTSGTKAMVVDGSDRVLSVVELPVHPRYLSGGGVEQDPGELLDSVLESGRRAVAEAGARIDGVTLANQGETVLAWDPATGEPLTPAIVWQDRRSAGICAERAQWAGLVADRTGLVLDPYFSAPKMRWIRDRLTGDGVVTTSDTWLLHRLTGEFVTDAATASRSLLTDLDTAAWSPELLEVFGLAGERLPRIAACDEIVGETTAFGGRAPVGGLVVDQQAALLAQRCLEPGEAKCTFGTGAFLLANMGTAPVRSGSGLAASVAWRARGRTSYCLDGQVPTAASAVRWLRDLGLVGGAPELDSVAAPDADGVLCVPALAGLSAPWWAPDATASFTGMTLSTTAGHLVKAVLDGIAAQVAELADCTARDTGAALPRLRVDGGLTRSRVLMQAVADLLQTQVDVYPSEHATALGAVAFARSALDPALPLADAVVDWSPDTAYTPRIGAAEAAAFRARWRAAVESSAIAKKEKEKE
- a CDS encoding amino acid permease, which codes for MADSSMPPPAAAPGSPAGSGSGDGLSEFGYAQEVKRELGWYASFAVAFGFVSIATGIFTAYGSVLQSSGPMGIWTWPVVVVGQLCVALVFGSLAARIPVSGYAYQWTSRLANPVLGWIMGWISFTFLAVVVCAVDYTIAATILPVLFQYEGTSQNAWVITAVVVLLQAILVALSTRATQRVNTVAVTIQLIGMVSLTVLLFAVGAFTGDLDFGTLFSKGDVPSEGYYSLGGATSVGPWALGFLLGAFTIVGFESAANLAEETKNPARVVPKAMAQAVLGLGILGMLFLVAVTALAENPSALAKSDTPVADVITRVLGSYVGKGLLVLVVISIFSCGLVILLSGARLVWAMARDKRFPGWQMLRRINPSTGTPLNAAVLMFAVAQILLALFARSTQALFSLFSAATLLPAIIYAATVALYLAKRRNLPPSKGFQLGRWEVPVLVVAVCWLVYELMIFRDASFAEPWRYVAVMSAIGAVYLAYLLIRHGTKGLTMPDMHDIDKVLDDDEPGRPAESAGGRP
- a CDS encoding DeoR/GlpR family DNA-binding transcription regulator, which codes for MLAPERHRRIGEALRDRSVVRTEELAVLLGVSAETVRRDLMVLERRGELVRVHGGATTVAAGSSGEEAPFAERAGADREAKAAIGRAAAALVRPGQTVIIDVGTTALEVARALPPDHHGVVATCSLLAAAELAGRPRVEVLVAGGRLRPGDLACSGAGTARFFADLNADVAFLGSGGVDAAAGLTDYHLDEVATRRVMIANTVRSYVLADSRKLGRVAAHRVCGLDAFDEVITDTTPPPALREALEESGGLIVAAG
- a CDS encoding TetR/AcrR family transcriptional regulator — its product is MTAPPGRRERKKAATRQKIADTALRLFAERGYDAVGIRDVAAEADVAVTTVFAHFASKEALVFEQDADFEQRLVGAVAGREPHEPLIPALRREIHALVRHCTGEGAAPVWRMIDESPALREYEQSMRLRHAESLAAAIAADAGPARSATACRAIARFVVAAFSVAREAADPQAAVDEVFQLVEAAWAAAGPSGAAAPR